TCGACGCCGATAAAAGTGCAGCCGGTAAATAAGCAGCAAGCCGCCCAGATTAGACCGCGAGCTGCCGTGTTCGACAAATGCATAGCCACTCCTCCGCGGCGTATCAAGACAAACTGTTAACTGCGACTTACTCTTAGGCGCAGGAGTTGATCAAGAAGTATGCCGCGATACGGTTAGCTACGAATGTCGAGCGTGTCTAACAAATGATGACAAACGCTCAGCTTGAGATAAAACCGAGCGAAACATTTTTTTACCTCCGAGCGGCGAATCGTTGTCACCGCGCCACTTAACTGTCAGTCAAACCCCGCGCGACCCCTTTTTCGCCCTCGTCGAATACGGAAAAAAAAGGGCGTGACGGCTTCCTGCCGTCACGCCCTTGATAGGTTGCTTTGGATATCTGGCTCGACCAGAAAAATACTAGATGACTTTCTCCTTGTCAGTGCGCCGCTGTGCGTTCATTGGTTTGCACCTCCGAGGGGGGCGGAGCGAAACAATCGATGGCCGTGAAGCCCAGCCATCCTGAGCGGCCGCGTCAGGTAATAGGCCCAATAGATCTTTCGCGGCAACGCGATGAACTCGCGATCTTCGACCGTCGGACGAAACGCTCGTCCTGCCGCATAGCGCAAACGATCCTGCGTACGCTCAAGTGAGCGAAGCGGCACAACCCAATCGTGAAACAAGCTGAGGCCGTCTGCCGTTGCATCGAACATCCGTGCCCGGATCTTGCGCGCCAGCCGAGTCACATCTGAATCGCGCCGGGCCGCCGCGTCGATCTCTGCAGGAAATCGCGCACCGCACATTTCCTCGGCCAGAATCACCGCGAGCCGGATCATCGTGCCGCTCTGATTTGTGGCGCCGGCCAATAGCGCTGGCCAATCCAGATCAGGCGACGATTCGAGAGCGGCGAAGTCTGACACAAAACCGAAGGAGCGCCATCCATGTTTGGCCGCATGCGCAGCGACGAAGCGAGCCGAATCGGTCGGATTCAGCGTCGCGACAGTCGAACCCTCGATCTCAACTCGGACGCTGCTCAGCCACAGCCGGTCGGAATCGATCCCGGTTGGGAAATACGACGGTGCCAGCTTGACGTGGAGATCGATCGCAACACCGTTGCCGGCCGTCGTGAATTCACTTTCGAAATCGAAGAACGATCCGCCTTCTGCCGTATTGGGCACGTAGCGGCGCGCGCGGTAACCGCGATCGGCGAGCAGCTTCGCCACGCGCGGCACGTCGTGCGGCTTCACGAGCAGATCGAGGTCGCTGTACTCGCGCATCACGGGGTCGCCCCAAGTCTGGATCGCGAGCGCCGGGCCCTTGAGCGCGATCACCGGGATGCCTTCTGCTTCGATTACTCGAGCGATCTCAACGAGCGTTCGCGCGAACTTCGTATTGCGCCGCCACAATTCCAGGAACTGCTTTCGCGCCGTCGACTTCACCGATTCTGGAGTTGCCGCGCCGCCATTCTCGGCGATGAATCGGCAAATGATCGGCGTGACGCAGTGGATCTTCGCCAACGCGAAGACCCGCTTCCATTCGACGATGCTCGCCAGTTCGCGCGCTCGCGCGACCTGCGAATCATCGCGAGCAGCCGCAACCGCAGCGAGGAGAAAGTTGATTTCGGAGGTCAAAACGAGTTCGCGCTGGACGCGCCGGGAGATCGAATCGGGTGACTATTATGGACTGGCTATTTGCCGGATGCGCTCGCAGCCGCGGCGCATTCTTTCAGCATCATGTTTGCCGAAGGAACACCTGTGAGCGCGAACGACTTCTCGCAGTCGGCACTCGACGGCCCGCGCATGTTGCCTTCCAGGAAGGCGAGCCCCGGGCATCGACTGCATCCGGAAACGTGCGCGCATCCTGAACAGACTGGCAGGTCGCGCGTCCGAATGGAGCGGACTTCCTTGAGCTGCGGTGAATCCTTCCAGATGTCGATGAATTTCTGCTGCCGGACATTGCCGCTGGGCAACGGAAACTGCACGCAGGGATAAACGTCGCCGTATGGCGAGATGTAACAGGAGCTGTGACCCGCACTGCACGGAATCTGGTCGAGAGTCTCCTCGCTAATCTCCCCGCGCGGCAGCGATGATTCCACCAGGTCGCCGCCGATGGATTTGTCGTGCATCACTTCGCGCAGGTCGGCACGCGAGATGTTGAGCTTGAGCAGCGAGCGATCGCCGTTGATATGCGGCGTAATCGTCGGATCGATCGTGAGGCCAGTTCCGAGCTCCACCGCGAGTCTCTGCACCGCCGGATAGTCGGCGCGATTCTGCGCCATCAGCACATGAGCGATCGTTACTTTCAATCCCTGTTCGCGCAGGAATCGAATCGCGGCCAGCGTGCGATTGAGGGAACCCGGCACCTTGGTGATCGCGTCATGGACTTCGGCGCGATGCGAATAGATGCTGATCTGAACCGTCTCGACGCCGAGCTTGCGGAGCGCCGCGGCTTTTGGCGCATCGACCAGGATCGCGTTGGTCTTGAGCTTGACGTTAAACGCGAGGGAGCGGGCGCGCTGGATGATCGCCATGATATCCTTGCGCAAAAGCGGCTCGCCGCCGCTGATCGTCAGGAAAAATACGCCCGCATCCGCGAGCTGCTGCAATACTCCCGCGATCTCGTCGAAGCTCATCTCGCCCGCATCGTCGTGGTCGAGATAGCAATGCACGCAGCGCTCGTTGCATCGCCAGGTGACGTCGAGATGGACGCCCAACGGGATGCCGAGCTGGATCGCCTTGGCGTTGGCGGCCTGAAGCAGCGTCATGATTGGTCAGCCGCGACCGGCTCGCCTGCGACGACGAGAATTCCTTCCTGGGCCAGCTTGCCGACCAGTTCGAGCGCATCGCGATAGGCCGACTCGGCGTCGATTTCGAATTCCGCCACGACCGCGCGCTCGACGATCTCGCGCAGGCTCGTGGCGCCGTCGGCGGCGCGCCAGATTACGCTCGCGGTCGGATTCAGCGTGAAGACGCGCGAATCCTTGACCGACATGACGATCATTTCATCGCCGAGCATTCGCGCGGCGGTGTCGGCGTGGCGTTTGATGTAGGTGTCGTTCATCTGATCAGATCCCAAACTTCGACCGTGGGTTTGAAAGTCAACTCGTAAACCGGCACGCGCGACACGAAGTCGCAGGCAATGCCGAACAGCTTCTGCACCAAGGCGCGATCGTCGGCAAAGAACAGGATGTTGCGCAGGAGCCGGCGCGCGGCGTCTGAACCGCGAATCACTTGCGTGTCGTTGCTCGCGCCCTGTTTTAGAAAATACAGCGCGCCGAGGGGAGCCGCGATGTTCTCGCCGGACCTTGCCAGCTCGCCGGCGAAGGGCGTGCCGAAAGCGCGGTACCCTTCATTAGTGGGCTTGATGTATGAAATCTCGTCGGTCAGCAGAGTCACATCGCTCGGCGCAAGACGGGAGATCGTCGTCTTACCCGCACCCGACACGCCCGAGAAAATGAAGGCGCGCCCGTTGCGCACGACGCTCGCCGCATGGAGCAGGAAACCGCCGCGCTCGACCAGCATCAGGCTGTGCACGATCCGCATCACCGAATCGATCGCGTAAGGATAAGCGCCCTGGCGCACCTTGCCGCGCTGCGACACGGGATCGAAATCGGCGCGAAAGTCGCCGCGTGTCATCGTCCAGCGCTCACCCTCGCGCCGTACCGCGAGATCTTCGTCGTCGCCGATTTGTGACGGCGGCACGACATCGACTTCGAACTGCACCGCCGCATCGCCGCCGAGAAAGCCCGCGTACCGCCGCTCGAGCATCGCGATGAACTCGCCGTCAGCCGAAGTGATCCCGATCGGCAGGCCACCGATCGCAACTGAGGTTGTGTGATGCGCGTCGTTCACGCGAGTGCTTTCCTCATCGCAAATTGTGCGCGCCGTATTCTCGCATGCAGACCAACCACGAGGCGCCTCAGCAGGTTCGAACTGCGAAGCGCAGCCGAAATGAACCTCATCGCCCCTTCGGGTGCGCGCTCGAGAAAGATTCGACGACCGCCACGCATCGCGAATGTTACCCGGCCAAGCAACTCCGCGCTCGTGAGTGGAGCATCGCATCGTAACAGCGAATCCCCGCGCGTCGTCAGCTCACGCGCACCCACTTGCACGATGCGATGGGCAAAGAGGCGACCGTCGCGGATGAATACCGCGATCTGCCCCTCCGTCATAGAAGCAGGGCCGGCGGGCTCGATCTCGAGGACATCACCGGGCCATATCGCGGGGATCATGCTGCTCCCTTGCGCTCGGACGCGCACCGTTCGCGCGCCGCGCAGCACATCCTCGACCAGCGCGCATCCGGCGCGATCGAACTCGCGGGGCGCGTTGTTATGAGTTCCGGTGAGCATCGCGAAGCTTGCTCAGGAAGCCTTCTGATTGCGATGGCACTGGCCCTGCGTGCTGTCCACCTTTCCGCATGATAGCGCCATCGTCTCGAAGACTTCCTCGCTCTGATAGCCCGGCTTGACGTAGGGTTTCTTCGACCCAGGCTCAGCGGAGTGAGACTTCTTTTCGTCGTGGTTGGTCATTTATATATTTCCCTTTCTAGTTCAGTCCTGATTGCGATGCCTGCACCGCACATCCACCCGAGCCGCTCGTACCACAGCTCGTCGCGTTACCGAGATTGGAGAAGTATATCTGAGATGCGCCGGTCGGGCTGCTTTGGTTGTTGTCGATTACTATTCCACTCGTTCCGCCGGTGACCGCCAGACCGGCAGCCGCGCTGGATGAAGAAGTCAGCGAGCTGTTTATATCATAAGAATAGACACAGGCACCGCTGCAGCCAGTATCGTTGCCGCCAGCGGTCACGCTGACAAAGATTCGATCAGTGCCATTGTTGCTGAACTCCGTCATCGGCGAGCAGGACGAAGATCCGCTCGACGTAATCGTAGGGCCGGTATTGACGCCGGTCAGATTGCCGCTGCTATTGAATGTCAATCGATAGATGGTTCGAGCTTCGTCAATTCTCGGATTCCCGCAGGCATACAGATTCCCTGTTGAGTATTCCCCCGCATAGTAGTTATCGTCGAAGTCGCCATCATAGACCCTGTCGAAGATAGAGCTGCCGCCGATTTTCTGCCTGTTCACCGTAAGAAGGTTGGTGCTCGTTTGGACGACCTCCGCCGGACTGTCATTGTCCGGATCGCCGCATCCATTGTCACCGTTAGTGCTTGCGCAAGGCACGAACGCAAATACTCGCTGCGAACTGGAATCGACCAGCGGCGAATCGATCGAGGCTTGTCCGGTGCCACTGCCGCCATCAACTCCCAAATTCACGGTCGTGGCTCCGAGACATGGAAGGGTGCCACTTTTGCACGTCCCAACTGAGCTGCCCACTTCTCTGACATAGCTGAGCAAAGCGCTGGAATCCCACATGAACAGGTTTCCGGAAACAGAATCATAAACCGGACTGGTTAATGCGTTGTTGCTGTGGACCGTTATCGGCCACGAGGCCGTCACTTCGGCCGGCGTACCACTGAATACGCCAGTGAACTTGTGAAGCGTTCCGTCGTTTGCACCCACATAGAGAGCATCAGTGCTGTAATTATAGAAAGGATCTGAGTGGCTATCATTCGGACTGCCGCTGAACGTGAGATCGAGCATGCAGGCCGCCGCGTGGCTACGGTAATTGGACGCTGTGGCCGAAGTCGGAGTAACGGGAACCGAGATACTTCCCTGACCCGCACCCCCTTTCCACTTGAGCAGAATCAGATGTGCGACACCGGCCTCGCTTTGCACGAACGCAATCTGACTGCCGTCGGAGGAGACAACCGGAGAAGTCGTGATGTTTCCGTTGGTGTTGTAGGCCCAATTCGTCGTGGGCACCGTACCGCCGCATCCGGAGTATAAGTTCGTGAAACCGACAATGCTGGGCGCAGTCCCGCCGCTGGTGGAACTGGTGGTGATTCTTGCGCCGGAACCTGTACCGGCATTGGCAGAGAACGTAAAATTCCCGCCGCTTCCCCGTGTCTTAGCGGTGATGGTCGTCACATTGAGTTCAACCGTAGCGCTCGCGCTCGAGTTGGCCGTGGTTCCGGTGCCAAAACATTGGTTCCCCAGAATACACTGGGCGGTGTTCGCGTTGATTGCCGCCTGAAGGTTCGCCGCGCTTTCCTTGGGTGAGTCGCCGCCACTGTCCGGTCCGATCTGAACCTGATTGGCGCTGCTGGGCGTGGTCACAAATGTATAGGTCGTTGAACCGACGGTGACCGTATCTCCAGAGTTGGGAACATTATTATTCGACGTGCTGAATGTCGCGGTCGATACCTGGGTGCCTGCTGAACCGGTATTGTAAGCCACGTAGTCGGTGCAGCTTGCTTTCGTCGGCGTGATTGAGTACTTCGCCGGAAAGGCGACGATTCCCACGCTCGCGTTACTGCCCATGCCAACGCTCCAATCCTTGGAGACTTTGTCTTTGCTCTTGGTATTCTTGCTGTTGGACACCACAACGTTCGCCATCAGAGAGTTGGACGGATCTTCAGATTGCTGCCGCAGACGCCAGAGCTGCTGCTGCCAAAAGCGCGGGTCACGGGTGATCTTGCTATAGTTGAGACTATTGGGTGCGGGTGGCGAAAATATCAGATGCCGGTGACTCCAATCGTGCGGCACACCAGCGTAGCCATTCGTCACGGACTCGTAGCCATTGACTGCGTCCTGGAGCGTGATTCGGCCGTTATCCTGCCCCGATGCGGCGATCGGGATGGTCACGAGCGCGATCACTCCCATCAGCATCGTCGAAAGACCTGTCATCTTAGCCATATTCAAACCCTTTCGAACCCTAAGGTTGTTAGTAAGTGTGCTTGCGAACGGTTCCGATAACCGAGGCCACCGGACCCTCCGCGTTACTAGATGAGTTTCTGGCGCGACTGCTTATGCCGCGCGTTTCGCGCTCACGAGGCCAGGCATCGGCACCATGAGGAGATCGGTCACCTGCATCGCGATCGAGCGAACTGGTAAATCGCGATCTTTGCCAAACTTGAAAATCTGTTCCAGATGCTCGACGGACAAATCGGGATCTGCCACCAGGATTTCAGTGAACGGTTTGCGTTCAAAGATCTGTCCGAGATTTTCTGGTGAACCGAGAACCCTCAGCCCCTCAACCATTTTGCCGAGTCTGAATATATCGGCATCGACAAAACCCACCAGCCGCGCCGTGCGCGGTCGCGTTTGAAGCACGAAATTCGCCGCCATCGCTCCGGCCGCACCGGCGCCGACCACGAGCACCCTGTCCGCGACGCTTGCCTGACTATTTATGAACTTGCGCAGCAGCGCGAAGGACGATCGCGTAGCCACCAATAGGTTGCCCAGCAGAATCGCATATATAACTGCTATCGAGCCTGAATGACGGATCGGCAGAAAGTTCGATGCTATAGCAATCAGGATGGCGGCAAGTGCGCCGCCACTCATCAGCCTGACCAGGTCTGCCAAACTGATGTGACGCCAGATACCTCTATACACTCCCGTGGCGATGAAAGCGGAATAAGTAAGTACGACGATCCACGGCATCCCGGCGGCGATTGAATGCATTACTTGCGCATTCAGGTTGAAATCAAGTCGCAGCGCGACTGCTCCGCAATAAGCTGCCGAAATCACGAGGAGATCGAGAATTCCCTCTGCAAGCCGGCGTCTATAGCTCAACGATAAAATTAGCCGAGCCATACCCCGCAGCGAGCCGTGCGCTTCGACTGGAGCAGCTGTGTCGAAGGTCAGGTCGATGGTAAAGAGTGCGATTACGGCCGCGGCCAGCGCGAAGAACGGAAGCGAAACAACCAGGTTCGCGTGCGGCAAGCGGGTCGCTTCAACCGCACAAGTCGCCGCGAAGATCGCGCTCAGCCATGCCGCGATAGCGACTTGCCGATCGTTGAGCCCGAGCGACAGCAAACGATCGTGAACGTGGTCCAGCCCACGCCAGGCAATTGTCTTGCCGGTAGTCGTTCGGGTTACCATTACGACCGCGGTATCCAGCAATGGCACCAGCATCACCAGAACAGGGAACACCCAAATAGTCAGTGAAGAGTTGGTCGCCAGACGACCTCCCTCGAGCGCGAGCACGCCGAGTAAGAATCCGAGGGGCAGGGCGCCCGCGTCGCCCATGATTATCGAAGCCGGTGAGAAGTTGTGAACTAGAAAACCGCCAAGCGACGCACACACAACGAGGGCGGAGATTGCCACCGCGGCCGATCCATGCGCCATCGCCGCAAGTGCGATCGCGGCCGCCGAAACAATTCCGACACCCGCGGCGAGCCCGTCAAGACCATCGATAAGATTGAATGCGTTCGTCGTCGCCGCGAGCCAGAAGATAGTAATCGCCAGGTTCAGTGCCGGCGATGGAGTAAACTCGTACCTGGGCAGAAAAACGATCGTCGCGAAAACTATAATAGTGAGCTGCCAGATAAACTTTTGCCGCGGGGCCATTGCTCGCGCGTCGTCCATCAGCCCGACGGCGAAGAGACCCGGCACGCCGAGCAACAACCACCAGGAGAGACTCGCGGTTGCGGCAAGGCTCGCAACGATGCCCACCACAATTGATATTCCGCCAGTTGCTGGAATCCGAACCTTTCTCGCTGTCTTGATCGCCGGAGATGCCGTAATCCCGAGCAAATAGCCGATCTTCGCCGCCAGCGGCATAGATCCACACGAAATTAGGAACGCAATCGCTGCAGCGACGAGCCCTTTGGTTAAAGCGAACGGCATTGGGTGGAGAAGGTCAGTGTGCGACGGCGACCGAATCTGTACTAGCTATTGCGCGCCTCGTCGGACATCAGCCGCGGCTCATCGCTCCGAGCGAGGTAACGTGCCTGAAGGCGCATGGCCAATGTCTCGGCCAGCGCGTGATAAATGAACTTGGGCCCATCAACGAAATCGCGGCGCCACAACTTGGCGGGCTCCATCGCGAGTCTCCATAGCCATTCGAGGCCGGCACTCCGGAGACAGAGGGGAGCGCGTTTCACTTTTCCACTTACGAAACGGAAGGCGGCGCCGACGCCGATCACGACGGGGACGCGCAGCCGCCCGAGGTTGCGGTAGATCCACCATTCCTGCTTAGGCAGGCCGAGGCCCACCCACAGCACATCGGGCCGTGCGCGATTGATTTGGTTGACGCACTCCAGCTCTTCGTCGGGACGCAGATCCCGGAATGGCGGCGACATCGTGCCGACGACGCGATGCCGCGTAAACGGATGCTGCAGGCGCGAGGTCAGCGCGCGCAGCGTCTCCTCGGTATCGCCGTAGAAATAGCTGCGGTAGCCGACTTGATTGGCGCGCTCGGCGAAGCGCGCCAGCAAGTCCGGCCCCGGCACGCGGGCCGGGATCGGCTGGCCGCGCAGCCGCGAGATCCACACCGGCGCGATGCCATCGGGGCAGAACAGGTCGGCCGAGTTGAGGACCTCGCGCAGTTGCGGATTCTTGTAGGCTTCCCAGATGCCGTGGAAGCCGGTCGCTACCACGAAGCGGCTGCGCGCTTCGGGATGCGCGATCCAGCTCTCGATATCGCCGAGCGCTTGGTCGATAGTCACGTTGGACACCGCGCAGCCGAGGATCTCGACCGACTTGGGTTTCCGTCGTTGGTAGA
This Candidatus Binataceae bacterium DNA region includes the following protein-coding sequences:
- a CDS encoding nucleotidyltransferase family protein, which gives rise to MTSEINFLLAAVAAARDDSQVARARELASIVEWKRVFALAKIHCVTPIICRFIAENGGAATPESVKSTARKQFLELWRRNTKFARTLVEIARVIEAEGIPVIALKGPALAIQTWGDPVMREYSDLDLLVKPHDVPRVAKLLADRGYRARRYVPNTAEGGSFFDFESEFTTAGNGVAIDLHVKLAPSYFPTGIDSDRLWLSSVRVEIEGSTVATLNPTDSARFVAAHAAKHGWRSFGFVSDFAALESSPDLDWPALLAGATNQSGTMIRLAVILAEEMCGARFPAEIDAAARRDSDVTRLARKIRARMFDATADGLSLFHDWVVPLRSLERTQDRLRYAAGRAFRPTVEDREFIALPRKIYWAYYLTRPLRMAGLHGHRLFRSAPLGGANQ
- a CDS encoding radical SAM protein, with translation MTLLQAANAKAIQLGIPLGVHLDVTWRCNERCVHCYLDHDDAGEMSFDEIAGVLQQLADAGVFFLTISGGEPLLRKDIMAIIQRARSLAFNVKLKTNAILVDAPKAAALRKLGVETVQISIYSHRAEVHDAITKVPGSLNRTLAAIRFLREQGLKVTIAHVLMAQNRADYPAVQRLAVELGTGLTIDPTITPHINGDRSLLKLNISRADLREVMHDKSIGGDLVESSLPRGEISEETLDQIPCSAGHSSCYISPYGDVYPCVQFPLPSGNVRQQKFIDIWKDSPQLKEVRSIRTRDLPVCSGCAHVSGCSRCPGLAFLEGNMRGPSSADCEKSFALTGVPSANMMLKECAAAASASGK
- a CDS encoding PqqD family protein, translated to MNDTYIKRHADTAARMLGDEMIVMSVKDSRVFTLNPTASVIWRAADGATSLREIVERAVVAEFEIDAESAYRDALELVGKLAQEGILVVAGEPVAADQS
- a CDS encoding S24/S26 family peptidase, giving the protein MLTGTHNNAPREFDRAGCALVEDVLRGARTVRVRAQGSSMIPAIWPGDVLEIEPAGPASMTEGQIAVFIRDGRLFAHRIVQVGARELTTRGDSLLRCDAPLTSAELLGRVTFAMRGGRRIFLERAPEGAMRFISAALRSSNLLRRLVVGLHARIRRAQFAMRKALA
- a CDS encoding WecB/TagA/CpsF family glycosyltransferase; the protein is MATMIREVSSLYQRRKPKSVEILGCAVSNVTIDQALGDIESWIAHPEARSRFVVATGFHGIWEAYKNPQLREVLNSADLFCPDGIAPVWISRLRGQPIPARVPGPDLLARFAERANQVGYRSYFYGDTEETLRALTSRLQHPFTRHRVVGTMSPPFRDLRPDEELECVNQINRARPDVLWVGLGLPKQEWWIYRNLGRLRVPVVIGVGAAFRFVSGKVKRAPLCLRSAGLEWLWRLAMEPAKLWRRDFVDGPKFIYHALAETLAMRLQARYLARSDEPRLMSDEARNS